In a single window of the Hippocampus zosterae strain Florida chromosome 6, ASM2543408v3, whole genome shotgun sequence genome:
- the LOC127601720 gene encoding fibroblast growth factor 10-like codes for MIRCAAGGSKAALSFSRTDFGTHSRSGTSHWLRPATLFASWSLPLLLALVALAFSLPGATCHQLRRDRLRLTIPWSHRALRNISESEGVYKPRATGGPPGRTGGPQGRHVRSYNHLQGDIRRRKLFSFQKFFLRIDKNGRVNGTKSKDDPLSILEITSVDVGVVAIKGLNSNYYLAISRKGELYGAREFGIDCTLKERIEENGYNTYASAEWKNKKRQMFVGLNIHGRPVRGKRTRRKNTATHFLPIMA; via the exons ATGATCAGATGTGCTGCTGGAGGGAGTAAGGCTGCCTTGTCCTTCTCCAGGACTGACTTTGGGACTCATTCTCGCTCTGGGACCAGCCACTGGTTGAGGCCCGCCACATTGTTTGCCTCGTGGTCTCTGCCTCTCCTGCTAGCTCTTGTAGCTCTCGCCTTCTCCCTCCCCGGCGCAACCTGCCATCAGCTCAGGAGAGACAGACTGAGGCTCACCATACCGTGGAGCCACAGGGCTCTGCGGAACATTTCAGAAagcgagggtgtgtacaagccCAGGGCCACTGGGGGGCCCCCGGGTCGGACCGGGGGACCACAGGGTAGGCACGTGCGCAGTTACAACCATCTCCAAGGAGACATACGGAGGAGGAAGCTGTTCTCTTTCCAGAAGTTTTTCCTGAGGATCGACAAGAACGGAAGGGTCAATGGCACAAAGAGCAAGGATGACCCTCTCA GTATTTTGGAAATCACATCGGTGGATGTGGGAGTGGTGGCTATCAAAGGGCTGAATAGCAACTACTATCTGGCAATCAGCAGGAAGGGAGAGCTGTATGGAGCG AGGGAGTTTGGCATTGACTGCACCCTGAAGGAGCGCATCGAGGAAAACGGCTACAACACCTATGCGTCAGCCGAGTGGAAGAACAAGAAGCGGCAAATGTTTGTGGGTCTGAACATCCACGGGAGGCCTGTGCGAGGGAAGAGAACGCGAAGGAAAAACACAGCCACCCACTTCCTTCCCATCATGGCGTGA